The nucleotide sequence GCCACCATGGTGGCAAAGGCTCGGATACACACAAAGCTGCAGTGACGGGAGACACAGTAGGTGACCCCTACAAAGACACAGCGGGTCCAGCAGTTAATCCATTGATCAAAATAATTAACATTGTGGCCTTACTCATAGTCCCATTGATGATGAAAATACACGGTGGCTAAGCGGCTTCACCTCTAGCCCAACAACCACTAGGCCCGCATTAGCGGGCTTTTTTTGGACGGTGAGTGCGTTCAGAAATTGAAGCCCGAGTGGCATTAACATGTTGCCTAGTGCGAACACTTATTCTGAACTGAGGTCCTGACGTGAAAATTCTTGTGATTGATGACCATGCGCTGGTCCGAGAGGGGCTGAGTCAAGTCCTTAAGGGCTTAGATCCCCTAGTTCAGGTGCTACAGGCGGGTAACTGCGCTCAAGGCTTCGCCTTGGCAGATCAACACCAAGACCTTGACTTAGTTTTGCTGGACTACCACTTGCCGGACATGACAGGTTTAGTGGCACTTGATGTTTTTGGTAAACAACATCCCGAGCTGCCCGTGTTAGTGCTATCAGGGTCCGTCAATGGACAAATGATGCACCATGTCCTCAAGGCGGGCGCAGCGGGTTTTGTCACAAAATCCAGCCTGAGTGATGAACTTCTGCAGGCGGTAAAAAGTGTCTTGCGCGGCGATGTGTACCTCAAACAATCGACAACACCAAGCGGGCCAAGCGAACAT is from Rhodoferax aquaticus and encodes:
- a CDS encoding response regulator, with the translated sequence MKILVIDDHALVREGLSQVLKGLDPLVQVLQAGNCAQGFALADQHQDLDLVLLDYHLPDMTGLVALDVFGKQHPELPVLVLSGSVNGQMMHHVLKAGAAGFVTKSSLSDELLQAVKSVLRGDVYLKQSTTPSGPSEHLRDVDVRPQLTRRQELVLQQLLDGRSNKEISQSLSVSEETVKTHVAAILRHFDVQNRTQAVVAAARSGYASLSGDSSWVSLPH